The DNA region GGCCCATCGAGGACTTCGCGGGGAGGTCCGAGGCCGGCGCGGCTGACGAACGCTGACTCGCCCTCAACGCACGGTACCGCGCAGGAGTCAGTCCGAACGCCGATCTGAAGGCTCGCGTGAAGTGCGCCTGATCGGCGAATCCCGCGTCGAACGCGACCTCGACCAGCGGGCGCTCCCGGTGAATCCGCTCCCGGGCCAAATCGAGCCGGCGCATGAGCAGATAGCGGTAGGGACTGGTCCCGAACATGATCCTGAACTGCCGCGCCAGATCGTAGCGTGTCAATCCCGTGACCGACTCCAGCTCTCGCGAACGCACGACCCGGGTCTTCTCGGCGTCCAGGAACTGCCGAGCCCGTTCGATGGCCCGGACGTCGACGCGTCGGGAGATGACGGATCCGGCACCACCCCGCTCTCCGGCCATCAACCCTTGCGCCAGGTCCACGATGAGGCCGTCCACGGCCAGCGGTTCCAGCGGAGCGCGAAAGGCCGCGTCGACGGCTCGCGACAGGATCGCGTTCGTCGACACGGGCTCGCTCACGAACGGCAGCGAATAGGGCCTTCCGCGGAGGGTCCGTACCGCGTCCGTGAGAAGAAACGGTTCCACATAGACGATCCGATACCCGAATCCCTCGTCGGTGCCCGCGTGTCCGTCGTGGACCTCGTCCGGATACAGCACGACCGCGTGCCCTGGAGTACTCGCATGGACGGAGCTCCGGTAGTCGAAGACCTGGACGCCGGAGTCGGTCACACCGATCGCATACGTGTCGTGGCGATGTTTCTGATACGCCTCGCCAGCGAACCACGCGCTGAATAGCGCGCTTCTCGCGCTGTCGATCGTCCTCATCGTCCGGTGAGAGCGCGTCGGTGAACGCCCCTGTGCCTGCCGCCCGTGGTTTTCGGGGCGGAGGCCGCCTCACGACTGGACGGCCCCGCCGTCCACGTTCCACGCCTGTCCGGTGACCCCGCGGGCCTCCTCGGAGGCCAGCAGCACCGCGAGGGCTGCCACCTCCTCGGGCTCGACGAGCCGCTTCTGGGGTGAGAACGCGGCCAGGGATTGCACCGCCTCCTCGTACGACCGGCCGGTCTTCTGCTGGATACGCCGGGCGCTCTCCCAGGTGAGGTCGGTCGCGACGTAGCCGGGACAGATGGCGTTGACGGTGACCCCCGCCGCGACGACCTCGGCGGCCAGCGCCCGGGTGAGCCCGAGCAGACCGTGCTTGGCGGCGACGTAGGCGGCGACATAGGGAAAGCCCTGCCGGGCCGCCGTGGACGCGATGTTGACGATGCGGCCCCACCGGGCGGCGAGCATCCCGGGCAGGACCGCCCGGCTCATGTAGAAGGCGCCGGTCAGGTTCACCGCGAGGTGACGCGCCCACAGGGCGTCGTCGGTGTCGGCCAGCTTGGCGGAGACGGCGAGGCCCGCGTTGTTGACCAGGATCTGGATCGGCCCCAGGGCCTCGGTGGCCGCACGCACGGCCGCGTCCACCCGGGCCCCGTCGGTGATGTCGCAGGGGATGGCGACGGCCCGCCGGCCGAGCGCCCGGCACTGGGCGGCGACCGCCTCGATCTCGGGGGCCGTGCGCGCGACCACCGCCAAGTGGGCCCCTTCGCGGGCGAAGGCCAGGGCGATCGCGCGGCCGATGCCGCGCCCGCCACCGGTGACGAGGGCCATGCGGTCCTGGAGACGCACGAGAGGCTCAGCGGACAGGGGCGCCGGGCATGAGTCTGCCTGGTCGATGATACCCCCGAGCCGGCGGATGGGGAAACATCCGGCCGCCGGTATCAGCCGAAGGCGGTCTTGCCGCGGGCGAGGTGCCGGCGTCGGCTCACCGGCTGGCCGGTTGCACAGGCGGTTTACATCGGCTATGATCAGTACTAATCAGTACTACTTAGGAGGAGTCCGTGTCAAGGCTCAAGAAAACTAAGATCGTTCCAGCCCTTGCGGCCCGGACCCAGCTGGGTCAGATCATGAAGGAGGTCCAGAGCGGCCAAGTCCGCGTGCTCGTTGAGAAGTCCGGGGTCCCCATGGTGGGCATCATCAGCGCCGAGGAGTTCCAGCGGGTGGTCGCCGAACGGGAGGCCCGCTTCGAGGTCGTCGATCGTATTCGCCGGCGGTTGCCGAGCGTTTCCGACGCCGAGATCCAACGCGACGTGGGCGAGGCCCTGAAGCAGGTCCGCCGCCGCCGTCGTGCTTAGGGTGCTGCTGGACACGAACCAGCTGATCAGTAGCCTCGTGAGCACCCGTGGGCCTCAGCGCGAGCTCGTGGATGCGTGGCGCCGGCGAGCGTTCCTGCTGCTCCTGACGGCGGAGCAACTCGAAGAAGTGCGCGAGGTCCTCGGGCGGCCGAAGATCGCGCGGAAGTATCGAATCTCGCCCGCTGATCGCCAGGCATTCCTCGACCTGCTTCGCGCAGAGGTAATTCTTCTCCCCGACGAGCCGGCGCCCGGTGTCTGCCGCGATCCGGACGACGATCACCTCCTTGGGTGCGCCGCGGCCGGGGGCGTCGAGTACCTCGTCACCGGCGACAGGGACCTCCTGAGCGTCCGCCGGTTCCGAGAAACGTCCATCGTCGACGCGCGAGCCTTCCTGGGACTCTTGTCCACGTAGCTCTCCTTCACGCCCTTCCAGGGCGTGGGAGTCGGCATC from Candidatus Methylomirabilota bacterium includes:
- the fabG gene encoding 3-oxoacyl-ACP reductase FabG, producing MRLQDRMALVTGGGRGIGRAIALAFAREGAHLAVVARTAPEIEAVAAQCRALGRRAVAIPCDITDGARVDAAVRAATEALGPIQILVNNAGLAVSAKLADTDDALWARHLAVNLTGAFYMSRAVLPGMLAARWGRIVNIASTAARQGFPYVAAYVAAKHGLLGLTRALAAEVVAAGVTVNAICPGYVATDLTWESARRIQQKTGRSYEEAVQSLAAFSPQKRLVEPEEVAALAVLLASEEARGVTGQAWNVDGGAVQS
- a CDS encoding type II toxin-antitoxin system prevent-host-death family antitoxin, with the protein product MSRLKKTKIVPALAARTQLGQIMKEVQSGQVRVLVEKSGVPMVGIISAEEFQRVVAEREARFEVVDRIRRRLPSVSDAEIQRDVGEALKQVRRRRRA
- a CDS encoding AraC family transcriptional regulator, translated to MRTIDSARSALFSAWFAGEAYQKHRHDTYAIGVTDSGVQVFDYRSSVHASTPGHAVVLYPDEVHDGHAGTDEGFGYRIVYVEPFLLTDAVRTLRGRPYSLPFVSEPVSTNAILSRAVDAAFRAPLEPLAVDGLIVDLAQGLMAGERGGAGSVISRRVDVRAIERARQFLDAEKTRVVRSRELESVTGLTRYDLARQFRIMFGTSPYRYLLMRRLDLARERIHRERPLVEVAFDAGFADQAHFTRAFRSAFGLTPARYRALRASQRSSAAPASDLPAKSSMG
- a CDS encoding putative toxin-antitoxin system toxin component, PIN family, whose amino-acid sequence is MLLDTNQLISSLVSTRGPQRELVDAWRRRAFLLLLTAEQLEEVREVLGRPKIARKYRISPADRQAFLDLLRAEVILLPDEPAPGVCRDPDDDHLLGCAAAGGVEYLVTGDRDLLSVRRFRETSIVDARAFLGLLST